The proteins below come from a single Aspergillus oryzae RIB40 DNA, chromosome 5 genomic window:
- a CDS encoding uncharacterized protein (acetylcholinesterase/Butyrylcholinesterase) has product MALLLKILLAALPAVVAGLPPTATVKNGTYEGKYVALYDQDLFLGIPFAQPPVGELRFQNPQSLNSTFGTRNATEYADSCVGYGNSAAWPYTLSEDCLTLNIVRPAKSGQTKDDELLPVGFFTHGGGWSMDYSANGVYNLSFIVEESVKMGKPFIAISADYRMSFWGFMASQDILDAGVANLGLKDQRIAMQWINENIEAFGGDPAKVTIWGESAGGGNVCYHATAYGGRDDGLFRGVIAESGADGSHMKNLMEPQQIYDTIVGIVGCDGSSDKLACLRTVPFEKLNATITEISGSFYPIVDGDIIPDLPSVLLDAGKFTKTPILLGTNADEATMFAGTGVNTDEDIASLIQSSGLDANTTEILMALYPDIDSLGLPANYRVQPDGPVGKQFKRSVALLTDQMFLSWRRLRTDAWSKYGAPAYSYLFESPTSSSTSHFTEIGYVFYNRIGLGYAAGQSPLANATQDVLDLAKLTTRMWISFITDLDPNNHGEPEQTLELGKEWYTHVVSNSIASQYFKTPIKPTKQNPVKSMLKIDEI; this is encoded by the exons ATGGCGTTGCTTCTGAAGATTCTCCTCGCCGCTCTGCCAGCCGTGGTCGCTGGGCTTCCCCCAACCGCCACAGTAAAGAACGGCACTTACGAGGGCAAATATGTTGCTTTATACGACCAAGATCTTTTCCTTGGTATCCCCTTCGCTCAACCGCCCGTTGGAGAGCTCCGTTTCCAGAACCCACAGAGCTTGAACAGCACCTTTGGCACTAGAAACGCTACGGAATATGCTGATTCTTGCGTCGGTTATGGA AACAGTGCAGCCTGGCCTTACACCCTGAGTGAAGACTGCCTGACATTGAATATCGTTAGGCCTGCCAAGTCAGGACAGACCAAGGATGACGAGTTGCTCCCCGTCGGTTTCTTTACTCACGGAGGAGGGTGGTCGATGGATTATAGTGCCAATGGCGTGTACAATCTGAGCTTCATCGTCGAAGAATCGGTCAAGATGGGAAAGCCATTCATTGCCATCTCCGCAGACT ACCGAATGTCTTTCTGGGGCTTCATGGCCAGTCAAGACATCCTCGACGCAGGGGTAGCCAACCTCGGCCTCAAGGACCAGCGAATTGCTATGCAGTGGATCAATGAGAATATCGAAGCCTTTGGCGGTGACCCAGCCAAGGTGACCATTTGGGGCGAGAGCGCAGGCGGTGGTAACGTCTGTTATCATGCCACTGCCTACGGCGGTCGTGACGACGGCCTCTTCCGCGGCGTCATTGCTGAGTCCGGCGCCGATGGCAGCCACATGAAGAACCTGATGGAACCTCAGCAGATCTATGATACCATCGTCGGCATTGTCGGATGTGATGGTAGTTCAGACAAACTTGCCTGCTTGCGTACGGTCCCCTTCGAAAAACTCAATGCGACAATCACCGAAATATCAGGTAGTTTCTATCCCATTGTGGATGGGGACATCATCCCGGACTTACCATCGGTGCTGCTGGACGCCGGAAAGTTCACCAAGACGCCTATTTTGCTCGGCACGAACGCTGACGAAGCCACGATGTTTGCTGGCACCGGGGTTAACACGGACGAGGACATTGCAAGTCTCATTCAGTCGTCTGGACTAGATGCCAACACAACCGAGATACTCATGGCACTCTACCCTGACATAGACTCCCTCGGGCTGCCAGCTAACTACCGTGTTCAACCCGATGGACCCGTGGGGAAGCAGTTCAAGCGCTCGGTGGCGTTGCTGACGGATCAAATGTTCCTTTCATGGCGGCGTCTGAGGACCGATGCATGGTCCAAATATGGTGCGCCAGCCTATTCATACCTATTTGAGTCGCCAACCTCATCCA GCACCAGCCATTTCACTGAAATCGGCTACGTTTTCTACAACAGAATTGGCCTTGGCTATGCCGCCGGCCAAAGCCCGCTCGCAAACGCAACCCAGGACGTGCTAGATCTGGCCAAACTGACCACTCGCATGTGGATCAGCTTCATCACCGATCTTGATCCAAATAACCATGGAG AGCCTGAGCAGACTCTTGAGCTGGGTAAAGAATGGTATACTCATGTGGTGTCTAACTCGATAGCCTCCCAATACTTCAAGACACCAATAAAACCCACAAAACAAAACCCAGTAAAGTCGATGCTCAAGATAGATGAGATATAA
- a CDS encoding uncharacterized protein (predicted protein) — translation MRGEKNSVESGLILCLPGKDKETNGIYSSHWRQGRNIDNEGSWAYQCKRTDGCLTFLSTFALLAASPVATVEGSNAARGLPWVDNIVSEVSGGLPSMMKGTWDT, via the exons atgagaggagagaaaaattCAGTAGAAAGTGGGCTCATTCTCTGTTTGCCTgggaaggacaaagaaacaaacgGGATATATAGTAGTCATTG GAGACAAGGCAGAAACATCGACAACGAAGGATCGTGGGCGTACCAATGTAAACGTACAGATGGCTGCttgaccttcctctccacaTTCGCCCTCCTCGCTGCATCCCCGGTTGCCACGGTCGAAGGATCCAACGCTGCGCGTGGTCTTCCCTGGGTGGATAACATTGTTAGCGAGGTTAGTGGAGGATTAccttcgatgatgaagggtACGTGGGATACGTGA